The Desulfofundulus luciae genome includes a region encoding these proteins:
- a CDS encoding 2Fe-2S iron-sulfur cluster-binding protein, protein MANVTLTIDGQKVTVPAGTTVLDAARSAGIFIPTLCHDPAIPGFGACRLCIVEIPGMRNLPASCVTTVAEGMVVHTASEAVIEARRTIIDLLLANHPQDCLTCEKNGDCRLQDYAFMYGVRQTSFHGERKNYPLDDSNPYIIRDQNKCILCGKCVRTCQAVPGRSVIDFGYRGFNTRVVTAMDVPLGESDCVYCARCVAVCPVGALTYKPMAGKGRTWEIQRKPVTCTFCESGCTFELNIKDGKVIGITAKEPGPGRPLCLKGRLGLELLYVEEPMTPMLKKDGRFVPVSWAEALGLEGVVARMKEVEGK, encoded by the coding sequence GTGGCCAATGTCACTTTAACCATAGACGGGCAAAAGGTGACCGTACCGGCCGGCACCACCGTGCTGGATGCGGCCCGGTCGGCGGGGATTTTCATCCCCACCCTGTGCCACGACCCGGCCATTCCGGGGTTTGGGGCCTGCCGCCTGTGCATCGTGGAGATACCTGGAATGCGCAACCTGCCGGCCTCCTGCGTGACCACCGTGGCCGAGGGGATGGTGGTCCACACCGCCTCGGAAGCGGTAATTGAGGCGCGGCGTACCATTATCGATTTGCTGCTGGCCAACCACCCCCAGGACTGCCTGACCTGCGAAAAAAACGGCGACTGCCGTTTGCAGGATTATGCCTTCATGTACGGGGTTCGACAGACCAGCTTTCACGGCGAGAGGAAAAATTACCCCCTGGATGATTCCAACCCCTATATCATCAGGGATCAAAATAAGTGCATCCTGTGCGGCAAGTGCGTGCGTACCTGCCAGGCTGTGCCCGGACGCAGCGTGATTGACTTCGGTTACCGGGGCTTTAACACCAGAGTGGTTACGGCCATGGACGTACCCCTGGGCGAGTCGGACTGTGTTTATTGCGCCCGCTGCGTGGCCGTCTGCCCGGTAGGCGCATTGACCTACAAGCCCATGGCCGGCAAAGGGCGCACCTGGGAAATTCAAAGGAAACCCGTCACCTGCACTTTTTGTGAAAGCGGATGTACCTTTGAGCTGAACATCAAAGACGGGAAAGTGATCGGCATTACAGCAAAAGAACCCGGCCCCGGCCGGCCTCTGTGCCTCAAAGGCCGCCTGGGTCTGGAGCTGCTCTACGTGGAAGAACCAATGACCCCCATGCTGAAAAAGGACGGCCGGTTTGTGCCCGTTTCCTGGGCTGAAGCCCTGGGATTGGAGGGCGTCGTGGCCAGGATGAAGGAAGTGGAAGGGAAATAA
- the nuoF gene encoding NADH-quinone oxidoreductase subunit NuoF: MKSLMDKCCEKCFHSPASPCKDYIKCRRQGPLCHEDESCRAKYKAFLEDIHLPEDSSRRQILICAGTGCTSSGSRKLVDALVEELQKQGLQDRVSVKITGCHGFCEQGPLMIVEPQKIFYTRVQVEDIPEIVAGHLVGGQVVERLLYVDPATGEKSLTYETVPFYAKQKRLVLANCGHINPEEIADYVANDGYLALTKALFEMTPEQVIEEVKISGLRGRGGAGFPTGMKWSFVRAAEGDKKYVVCNADEGDPGAFMDRSVLEGDPHAVLEGMLICGYAVGADEGYIYVRAEYPLAIHRLKIAIAQAEECGLIGDNILNSGFNFHIKIKAGAGAFVCGEETALLTSIEGNRGMPRPRPPFPAQKGLWGKPTNINNVETFANVPLIIRNGGAWYAAMGTEKSKGTKIFALTGKVNNTGLVEVPMGITMREIIFGVGGGIRDGKKFKAVQIGGPSGGCLPEEQLDLPIDYESLTSAGAIMGSGGLVVMDETTCMVDVARFFLNFTQAESCGKCTPCREGTKRMLEILTRICEGQGKEEDIETLERLARVVKSTALCGLGQTCPNPILSTLRYFRDEYEAHIRDKRCPARVCQALLVYTINAEKCTGCGSCARACPAGAISGEKKQPHVIDISRCIKCGNCMQKCKFGAVEKA; the protein is encoded by the coding sequence ATGAAGTCATTAATGGATAAATGCTGTGAAAAGTGTTTCCATTCCCCGGCCAGCCCCTGCAAAGACTATATCAAATGCCGCCGGCAGGGGCCCCTGTGCCACGAGGATGAAAGCTGCCGGGCCAAATACAAGGCATTTCTGGAGGATATCCACCTGCCTGAAGATAGCTCCAGGCGGCAGATTCTCATTTGCGCCGGTACCGGCTGTACCTCCTCCGGTTCCCGCAAACTGGTGGATGCCCTGGTGGAAGAGCTGCAAAAGCAGGGTTTGCAGGATAGAGTATCGGTCAAAATCACCGGCTGCCATGGTTTTTGCGAGCAGGGCCCCCTGATGATTGTGGAGCCCCAGAAAATCTTCTACACCCGGGTGCAGGTAGAGGATATTCCCGAGATTGTGGCCGGCCATCTGGTGGGGGGCCAGGTGGTTGAGCGCCTGCTCTACGTTGATCCCGCCACCGGTGAAAAATCCCTCACCTACGAGACCGTTCCTTTCTACGCCAAGCAAAAGCGCCTGGTGCTCGCCAATTGCGGGCACATCAATCCCGAAGAAATTGCCGACTATGTGGCCAATGACGGTTATCTGGCCCTGACCAAAGCACTGTTTGAAATGACCCCCGAGCAGGTAATTGAAGAAGTCAAGATCTCCGGCCTGCGGGGCAGGGGCGGCGCCGGTTTTCCCACCGGGATGAAGTGGAGCTTTGTCCGTGCCGCGGAAGGGGACAAGAAGTATGTAGTCTGCAACGCCGACGAAGGGGACCCGGGAGCCTTTATGGACCGCAGCGTCCTGGAAGGGGATCCCCACGCGGTGCTGGAGGGAATGCTGATTTGCGGCTATGCCGTTGGCGCCGATGAAGGCTATATTTACGTGCGGGCCGAGTATCCCCTGGCCATTCACCGGCTCAAGATAGCCATTGCCCAGGCCGAGGAATGCGGGCTCATAGGGGATAACATTCTCAATTCCGGCTTTAACTTCCATATCAAGATCAAGGCTGGCGCCGGCGCCTTCGTATGCGGCGAAGAGACGGCCCTTTTAACTTCCATTGAGGGCAACCGGGGCATGCCGCGGCCGAGACCGCCCTTCCCGGCGCAAAAAGGTTTATGGGGCAAGCCCACCAATATCAATAACGTGGAAACCTTTGCCAACGTGCCCCTGATCATCCGCAACGGCGGCGCCTGGTATGCCGCCATGGGCACGGAAAAGAGCAAGGGCACCAAGATTTTCGCCCTGACCGGCAAGGTGAATAACACGGGCCTGGTGGAAGTGCCCATGGGCATTACCATGCGGGAGATCATCTTTGGCGTGGGCGGCGGCATCCGGGACGGCAAGAAGTTCAAGGCCGTGCAGATCGGCGGGCCTTCCGGCGGCTGCCTGCCCGAGGAACAGCTGGACCTGCCCATCGACTATGAATCCCTCACTTCCGCAGGAGCCATCATGGGTTCCGGCGGCCTGGTAGTCATGGATGAAACCACCTGCATGGTGGATGTGGCCCGGTTCTTCTTAAACTTCACCCAGGCCGAATCCTGCGGCAAATGCACTCCCTGCCGGGAGGGCACCAAGCGCATGCTGGAAATCCTCACCCGCATCTGCGAAGGCCAGGGTAAGGAGGAAGACATCGAGACCCTGGAGCGGCTGGCCCGGGTGGTCAAAAGCACGGCCCTTTGCGGCCTGGGACAGACCTGCCCCAACCCGATCCTGTCCACATTGCGCTATTTCCGGGACGAATACGAAGCCCATATCAGGGATAAACGCTGCCCGGCCCGCGTTTGCCAGGCGCTTTTGGTGTACACCATCAACGCCGAAAAGTGCACCGGTTGCGGCAGTTGTGCCCGCGCCTGTCCGGCCGGAGCCATCAGCGGCGAAAAGAAACAGCCCCACGTCATCGATATTTCCCGGTGCATCAAGTGCGGCAACTGCATGCAGAAGTGCAAGTTCGGCGCCGTGGAAAAGGCGTAA
- the nuoE gene encoding NADH-quinone oxidoreductase subunit NuoE produces the protein MSCQCGCQDEAAKREALEKVFEQYRGTKGALIPLLQEAQEIYGYLPGEVMQRIAAELKVPFSKVFGVATFYAQFHLKPRGRNIIRVCQGTACHVRGAARVFASVSEKLGVGRNETTADLRYTLETVACLGACGLAPVMMVNDDTHGRLTPERAAEVLEQYE, from the coding sequence GTGAGCTGTCAGTGTGGATGTCAGGATGAAGCGGCCAAAAGAGAAGCCCTGGAGAAGGTTTTTGAGCAGTACCGGGGCACTAAAGGGGCGCTCATCCCGCTGTTGCAGGAAGCTCAGGAGATTTACGGGTACCTGCCCGGGGAAGTGATGCAAAGGATAGCCGCCGAGCTGAAGGTTCCCTTCAGCAAGGTCTTCGGGGTGGCCACCTTTTACGCCCAGTTCCACTTAAAACCCCGGGGGCGGAATATTATCAGAGTCTGCCAGGGGACGGCCTGCCACGTGCGGGGGGCGGCCCGGGTATTTGCATCGGTATCGGAGAAGCTTGGCGTGGGCAGAAACGAAACCACCGCCGACCTGCGCTACACCCTGGAGACGGTGGCCTGCCTGGGTGCCTGCGGCCTGGCGCCGGTGATGATGGTCAACGACGATACCCACGGCCGTTTGACCCCGGAGCGGGCGGCCGAAGTTCTCGAGCAGTACGAATAG
- a CDS encoding 5-formyltetrahydrofolate cyclo-ligase: protein MGKGELRKDVLKARGSLSPEEIAEKSGRILRRVLSLEEFQRARTLMAYVDFRNEVQTGALIAESMARGKRVAVPVTDVAGRRLTPSLLLEYPGDLAPGTWGILEPRPECLRPLEPQELDLVVVPGVAFDLKGNRLGYGGGFYDRFLPRTRPDTVWLALAFELQIRPQVYAGPHDCPVHILVTEERVVYTRW from the coding sequence GTGGGCAAGGGCGAATTAAGAAAGGATGTCTTAAAAGCACGGGGCAGTCTTTCTCCGGAAGAAATAGCCGAAAAAAGCGGGCGGATTTTGCGCCGCGTGCTGTCCCTGGAGGAGTTTCAAAGGGCCCGGACTCTCATGGCCTATGTTGACTTCCGCAACGAGGTGCAGACCGGCGCTCTGATTGCAGAATCCATGGCCCGGGGGAAAAGGGTGGCCGTGCCGGTGACCGATGTGGCCGGCAGGCGGCTCACCCCCTCCTTGTTGCTGGAATACCCGGGCGATTTGGCGCCGGGAACGTGGGGCATCCTGGAACCCCGCCCGGAGTGCCTGCGTCCCCTGGAGCCCCAGGAACTGGATCTGGTGGTGGTGCCGGGGGTGGCCTTTGACCTGAAGGGCAACCGGCTGGGTTATGGCGGCGGGTTTTACGACCGCTTCCTGCCCCGCACCAGGCCCGACACCGTCTGGCTGGCCCTGGCCTTTGAGCTGCAGATCCGCCCGCAGGTTTACGCCGGCCCCCACGATTGCCCGGTGCACATTCTGGTTACCGAAGAGCGGGTTGTTTACACCCGCTGGTAA
- a CDS encoding selenium metabolism-associated LysR family transcriptional regulator, producing the protein MNFHQLYIFKIVADKKSFSKAAQVLFISQPAISMQIKSLEDHFGTRLFERNTHQVNLTEAGRILYSYVEKILSLVDEAEKDISALTGCMRGTLSIGASFTLGEYVIPQVIGRFKNQYPQVKVFLQVTNTEQIAKRVSKNILDLGLVESHVDDQELAASPFLQDELMVVLPAGHPLAGRKYISLNEFVALPLVLREQGSGTRKVTEERLKEAGVELSALNVVMELGSTEAVKKAVEAGFGASIISMWAVQKELKLCTLVPVRIKGFSLLRNFYLIYKKNRSHTSVVKEFVSFIKEASGIAGSLKLR; encoded by the coding sequence GTGAACTTTCACCAGTTGTATATTTTCAAGATAGTAGCTGATAAAAAGAGCTTTTCAAAGGCTGCACAGGTCCTGTTTATTTCCCAGCCGGCCATCAGTATGCAGATTAAATCCCTGGAAGATCACTTCGGCACACGGTTATTTGAGCGTAACACCCACCAGGTGAATCTAACAGAGGCCGGCCGTATCCTGTATAGCTATGTAGAGAAGATCTTGTCCCTGGTAGATGAAGCAGAGAAAGATATCTCTGCCCTTACAGGATGTATGAGGGGTACACTGTCCATTGGAGCAAGTTTTACTCTGGGTGAGTATGTAATTCCCCAGGTAATTGGCCGTTTTAAGAATCAGTATCCACAGGTAAAAGTGTTTCTACAGGTAACCAATACAGAGCAAATTGCGAAACGGGTATCAAAAAACATCCTGGATTTAGGACTGGTGGAGAGTCATGTAGACGATCAGGAACTGGCTGCCAGCCCTTTTTTGCAGGACGAGTTGATGGTGGTACTTCCGGCTGGGCACCCTTTAGCTGGAAGAAAATATATCTCGCTGAATGAATTCGTTGCGCTCCCCCTGGTGTTGCGGGAACAGGGGTCGGGTACAAGGAAAGTTACCGAAGAGCGGTTGAAGGAAGCGGGGGTGGAATTGTCTGCATTAAACGTTGTCATGGAACTGGGGAGTACCGAAGCAGTAAAAAAGGCTGTAGAAGCTGGTTTTGGAGCCAGTATCATTTCCATGTGGGCGGTTCAAAAGGAATTAAAACTATGTACGCTTGTACCTGTGAGGATTAAGGGATTTTCCTTGCTTCGAAACTTTTATTTAATTTATAAAAAAAACAGGTCCCACACATCTGTGGTAAAAGAGTTCGTTTCTTTTATAAAAGAAGCCAGTGGAATCGCCGGCTCATTAAAGCTCAGGTAA
- a CDS encoding universal stress protein gives MVSGLAEQLLRGYQLEVASISINRIILAVDGSAPAVEATKYAVALARCHGAKITAVFVDSDGEEAVVPEDQWEYLAKKSKRIRYGLAGLELVQRYGKAYCLDVNRLLLRGNPVKQIVDTAEKEEADLIVVGDTGLTGIKRIALGSVAEAVVEASEIPVLVVKGR, from the coding sequence ATGGTTAGCGGGCTGGCAGAGCAACTTTTAAGAGGATATCAACTGGAAGTAGCAAGTATTTCCATTAACAGGATTATTCTAGCGGTGGATGGTTCGGCTCCGGCTGTTGAAGCAACTAAATATGCCGTAGCTTTAGCCAGGTGTCACGGTGCAAAAATAACTGCTGTGTTTGTAGACTCCGACGGTGAAGAGGCCGTTGTTCCAGAAGATCAGTGGGAATACCTGGCAAAAAAGAGTAAAAGGATCCGTTATGGGCTGGCTGGCCTGGAGCTTGTTCAGAGGTACGGTAAGGCATACTGTTTAGATGTTAACCGGCTTCTTTTAAGGGGCAATCCTGTTAAACAGATTGTAGATACTGCTGAGAAAGAAGAGGCCGACTTAATTGTTGTAGGGGATACCGGCTTAACGGGAATTAAAAGAATAGCATTGGGGAGCGTTGCAGAAGCAGTAGTTGAAGCATCAGAGATCCCCGTTCTGGTTGTTAAGGGTAGGTAG
- a CDS encoding YeiH family protein, with protein sequence MRVEILQRKVFFHGGIQGLILTIVVGILAHNIATLPFFSVSGPMVIAILIGICWRGVMGIHKHANVGINFASKRLLRYGIVLMGVRLNLDAIVATGPKIILLDAAVILSAIVIICFLGRLFAVEERLALLTAVGTGVCGAAAVAAVAPTVKASQDETVVSVASVAVLGTIGSVLYVLLQPFWGLDASSYGVFAGATLHEIAHVIAATQSAGSSAANMALLTKLGRVALLVPVTLGISLWFNLKNGEKEQISGWRNLSFPWFLLGFLGMSCLRTTGLIPDELASLILQISNLFLIMAMAGMGLNVDIVMFKRMGLKSFFVGLLGSLVISIAGFAAVRIVHF encoded by the coding sequence GTGAGGGTTGAAATTCTTCAGCGTAAAGTTTTTTTTCACGGTGGCATTCAAGGGCTCATTTTAACCATAGTAGTGGGGATTCTTGCTCATAATATTGCCACACTACCTTTTTTTTCTGTATCCGGACCTATGGTTATTGCAATTTTAATTGGTATTTGCTGGCGGGGCGTTATGGGGATCCATAAACATGCTAATGTAGGGATAAATTTCGCCAGTAAGAGACTTTTGCGTTATGGTATCGTTTTGATGGGTGTTCGACTCAACCTCGATGCCATAGTTGCTACAGGTCCCAAAATTATTCTTCTCGATGCTGCGGTTATTTTATCGGCCATTGTTATTATTTGTTTTCTGGGACGATTATTTGCTGTAGAGGAACGGTTGGCTTTACTAACAGCGGTAGGAACTGGTGTTTGTGGAGCTGCTGCTGTAGCTGCCGTTGCGCCAACGGTTAAGGCCAGCCAGGATGAGACAGTTGTATCAGTGGCAAGTGTTGCCGTTTTGGGTACCATTGGTAGTGTTTTATATGTCTTACTACAGCCGTTTTGGGGCCTGGATGCAAGTTCTTACGGCGTTTTTGCAGGAGCAACCTTACATGAAATAGCACACGTGATAGCTGCAACCCAGTCGGCAGGAAGCTCTGCGGCTAACATGGCCCTTTTAACCAAACTCGGCCGGGTGGCCCTGCTGGTTCCCGTTACCCTGGGAATAAGCCTCTGGTTTAATTTGAAAAATGGGGAGAAAGAACAAATTAGCGGGTGGCGTAACCTATCATTTCCCTGGTTTCTTCTGGGTTTTCTCGGGATGAGTTGCCTTAGAACCACTGGTTTAATACCAGATGAGCTTGCTTCTTTAATCCTGCAAATTAGTAATCTTTTTTTGATTATGGCCATGGCGGGCATGGGACTTAACGTTGATATTGTAATGTTTAAACGTATGGGCTTAAAATCATTTTTCGTCGGTTTGCTCGGATCCCTGGTCATTTCGATTGCTGGATTTGCTGCTGTTCGCATTGTTCATTTTTAG